The Drosophila sechellia strain sech25 chromosome 2R, ASM438219v1, whole genome shotgun sequence nucleotide sequence CCCTACTACTAATAATTTCATAGAGAATTAACCAATCCaagaaaaattcaattaatattttgaaactttaatTGATTAACGTAAAATTAGCGTTATTTCGCTTAACTCCCAGTAGCtatatttagaaaaatataGATTAATAATAGCTTTGTAACACTGGCTAAATCAATGACCAATTATAAGAGAGTCTAGAGTGTAGGGTTGAGCTtataattgatttattcaactgATATTCACACAGGTTTAATATGCATATTACTGTACTTACGCTGGCTATTAAATATGTTTGAAAAAGTCGGGAATAGCGTTCTAAAAAGATGAAATGCATTCACCAAATATTTTTGACTTTCGACTGGAAGACGAAGAAGATTTTTTTAAACACTACGCATTGAGCATTTAATAGATAAAGTGTTTAAAACAAAACTGACATTGACATGTAGAAGTTTTGCTTATTAACAAAATCCTCGCATTCAAAAGAGAAGACAAATGTTATAATTATTGCTTTACATTAATATAGAATGtaaagaatatattttaaaaatatttgtctttTCAAagatataaagtatatattacTTTACCATTTCTTAATTAGTCCACATAGTGGGAAGCACTTGTTTCTTAGAGTTATTGAAGAAACTTTTTTTTCCCCAAAATTCACCTCAAACTACAAAACCGGGATATGATGTGTACTTACTCCATGATTCTAGAtactaatgctaacaagggcGTTGTGATCTACAAATGTGACCGCTAGGTGGCGCTTGTATGCTATTGAAAATGAAGTTCCCTTGCCGTTTTCATATCTCGATCTCTCTTGCACTCTCATTGGCTTACTAAGGAGTATCTATTAGTCGAGGTATTCCATTTCCTTATTTACCTTATCGGGAAATGCCCTTGTTAGGATCATAAACTATCAAATGTCGCAATTATATAGAGTAAGCATGCGAAGcactttgttttatttattcatattgACTTTATGACGTTAAAATGGGTTGGGAGATAATCCTAATGGCGCTTCATCGTTTAGTAGTTCTGGCGTCTCTGAGAGTTGCGGGTCTGATTGGCCAGGCAGCAGGCGAAAATGAAGGCCACAAGCTGAAAGAAGTACCAGTCAGTTTGTCGAATTCGCAGAACATCCTATTCAATCCTCACCTCGACAGCAGTCACACCCAGGCCAGCGTACTTGATGATGCTCACGTTGGTGTCCCAGAAGGAATCGACGGCTCTCAGGCAACTGGATCGCGACATGACTTGGGCTAGTCCGCAGGTTCCATTGGAGGGCGAGTCGCAGCAGGAGGCGGGATACGTAATGCCGTAATCAGAGAAGCCGTTCAAGCCGCAGCACTTGAACTGGAATCAGAGCATATTTTCGGTTAAGCTATCTTTATGAATGTGGAACAACACAGTAGGTAGACAATCTTCATTGAATATCActtaaataacaaaaagaaTCCACAATGTAATGCTTGAGGGGCAGCAGAACTCACCGATCGCTGCAGTGTGTCCATGAGCAGGGCATCGGTCTTGCGTTGATCCCAGATGGTCTGGACGATCTTCTCCAGGGATTGCTGTATCTGCACATGGTCCACCCACACGTAGATAATGAGGGCCAGCTGACTgaccagcagcaccagcatGACCACAGAGTACTGAAAGCATAGAGGGACAGAGGGATAGATTCAATTGTTGCACCTAGCAGGGCGTGCATCGTGGTCACCTACCGAAGTCAGAGCACAGGCATTCTCGCGAATGGCGCCGCAGCATCCCATGAAGGCCACCAGGAAGACGACGCAGCCAAGGACCAGGATGATGATGGCCACGCTGTTGGCCGTGAAGGTCTCGCCGACGCCCGAGAAGTCCTTTATGGTGGACACCATGATGGAGCCGAAGGTGATAAGCAAAATGCCGCATATCTAAGGTGGAAAGACGAAGAGTGTGCTAGTTAGTCAGTGGTTTCGGCACCACTCATGGTGGGTGGTGAATCAGGCCTATTGGATAACAGTCACCCCGCCCAAGCTCCAAGTTACTGTGTTCTGAGTGTCATACATTTGGCTTGTGTTCAAATTAGAGCGGATTGATAATCCATTATGTAAGAACCCAATCCTAACTAGCATTTGCTTCACTGCGATTTGCGATCGACTCATTGCTTGCGTCGCTGGGAGGCTGTAAACAATTTCATCACGAATACTATGTGGTCCACAGATCTTTGAGAGGTGTGGTTCCGAAAATTGACTACGAACGTATGGTATTACTCATGCCCTTATCTTTCCGAGTACAATGTGTTTTCCGACAACTGTGTTTCGGCTCATTAGCCGTAATTACGTTCGGCATTGGCATGcaatgatttatttaaagattGCCAGGTTTCTTACCACTTCTAACCACTTTTCCCAGTATTTTTCGATAAGATAACTTTTGAAATGAGTATCCATGGCTCTTCGGACGGAATCTTGAGCTTCGAGAGTTTATTTGTCATTTTTTGCCAGATAAGATACCAGCCACTTTTTCACTATTGCTGATCTTTGTATCTCTTGAGGACGTAGAGTCTTACCACAAACAGTATGTTGAATATGAACAGCACATATTTCACAAAGACGCCGCCGCAATCCATTGCTGACatgtattttatttcactttttttcgATTTAAGAGCAAGTCGTTCGATGTGATTTCGTTCGTGGTCCGCTTGATACTGAAAAAGTCTGATATATAGCAATATTTTTTTGAGCGCATTTCCTATCGCTAAAAGCTCTGCTAGACTTAAGCGGCGATAAGAAAAGCGTTGCTGCAATGGAAACGATTTCCCCAAAAGTACCTAGGTACCAAATGGCCGGTTTCGTGGTACATTCGTACAGGTGTACTAATATTTCAAACAGCTCTTGATAAGACATAGTTATTTTGATATTAAAAAAAGTTAGGTTAGAAGCACACGTAACTTATTTTGGAAAAATTAGTAGCAGGTCAACGGTAGTTAACTTACTTACAATATACTAAATCACCAAAAATTTTTAGTAAAACTTAATAATGTACGATTAATGTGGCTCGGTTGGAACAAGGTGTAATATCTAGTGGGAATGTGAAATTAATAAGCAGTTACCGAAGTTTCGCTCCTTATCAAAGTTCCCTGGCTGTGCTGGCTTTTGCTGGCATATTTAGGGCTTGCTTTGGCGAATAGGGGCTTATAAGAGCGCTCCCGCCACGGTCACACTGACTAACAAAAAGTTGTTCGACTTGAACGAACGCGCATTTCGTGGGAATTTAACTTGGTGATAATTTAAAGGCGAAGGTAATGATGCGCTCTAAACTAGACCAATTAAACGTAGCGAAATTCTCGGAATTAGCCAGAGAGCTTCAACGAAACGAGTGGTGTTCGTTTGGCGCTCCCAGCTCGCCAgagcacaaaaataaaattagatGATGCTGCACTCCGCGAAAAGTGGTTGGGAAGAAGAAGCAGTGCAAAGAAGGACGTGGCGAAGGAGAAGGcaggaaaacaaaagactGCGTAGTACGTGTGGAAAAGTGTTGTGCAAGGAGTGCGGGGCGGAGGGTGAAGCGTATGCTGCGCTTCCTCTTCTCCTTGACAGAGTGCAGTGaacttttcccattttccccactTGAATCTTCGAGCCCCATTGACGCGGCCTTCGTTGTTTGTTGTccgcattgttgttgttgttgttggtgccgCAGTGGGCACGCTGCATTTGTTAttgtctttgttgttgcccgGGCAACGAATTCGGAACGGGGTAGTAATGGGATGCTTCTGAAAGCCTTATCGCCACTGGCCACAAGCAGCAGCCCTCTCTATCAGTCTTATTTCTTTTCCCCCGACAATCCCATGTGTATTTCATCTATTTACGTGATTATCGCTTGTAAATGTACACTTAGCCTGCCAATTGATTCATTTGCACACCCGTTTTAATACGACGCATTCGATTGCGCTCTTTCGCTTCCCCTTCCAGACGGTACAGTGAAGCAACATCAAGATGGACTGCGGCACGTCTATGGTCAAATACATCCTCTTCATATTCAACACCATTGTGTCGGTGAGTACATAagtatacatatgtgtgtgtctcGATTATGTTTACGTTTCTGGTTTATAACCGCCGAAATCGAAACCGGTACAAAAGAGTTGCGTGAAAGCCAAAATGGGACACTATGTTACGAAAGTGCTGTGGAAATAAGAGTCGATAAATTCATTCGCATACAACGTGTGCATTGTGCATACAGTGTGTTGAGTATTCTCTGATAAATCcaggtacatatgtatataaatatagatatattGAAACTTTAGTAATATAACCCTGGGAACAGAGGCGGCGCATTGAGAAGTCGAGAACTCGTGCTTTTCTGTTGTTAGCCCGCTGATTCAGTCTCTCAGACTCGTTATTGAACTCTGGTGATGTCATCGCCGACGCCTTCTGTTCAGCTTCCATTCCAGCAACTGGACGGTTAGCTTTCGGTGCGAAACTCCTCGGTTCTGAGaagcagaaataaaaatttgctGGGATTTgcaaggaaaataaaaaaattcgTAACAGTCAAAAATGTTTATCTGAGTTCCCGAGAGGATTTCCgctaattcaaaaaagactaACATTTCCTTAGTTACATTTGAAGTTCCGGCTATGCTAAAAAAATGTTATTATCTattcatattataataaaaCAGGAAGatgtatacaaatattttgatatgtatttatataaatacataaaataacTTAATAGGTTCACCAATATGGATCAATTTAGAACTTATTGAAGAGTTATAATTAtggtattttaaaataatttcaaatcccTTGCTTCAAAATTGAGTACGTAAACACTTTCTGGTTAGAAATGATAAATAGATACGATTTCATTTATCATATCTGTGTAATGTTAAACTCTTATAAACACGATTGCAGGTTCGCGCTCAGCGCATTTTTGAAGTAGAGTTTTTGGGCTCAAATGGGCTTTGAGCACTCCCACGAACACACACGTGATAGCCTTGCCGGACAAAAACCCTGTAAACTGcggttaaaataataattaaggAAATGATGTTATACTCATCGTAAATTTTTGAATACTTTGCATTCGCAAAGGTGCCTGCAAAAACACGGGCAATGTGAGTCACTAACGTGAAGCAACAAACCGAAAAGCGAAAcgaattataaatataaaatgataCAGCTGCGGTCAAAATGTTATCAACAATGCTGAAAAATGCCACAacataaaattttataaacGGAGTATTACCAGCAATTATTATCTATTACTCTTTTTGGCTAATGTTGGTGAAGTATGCTGAAGTAGGCTTAATAGTTTGGAGTATAAGTAAAGACCTTTTGATTTGCCCGCACCTGTGGCCCAAACATACTTGTACATAAGTAGGTAAATGAGCAGAAAGAACCAAAGCGGGGACCTACATAAAAACTTGTTGCTCTAGAGAAAGAAGAGCGATAAAACAAAGGCAACAGCAATCAACTGGTTGGCAGAGCCGAAGTTTGTAGTACATATACGCGGTCTACACTTACAGCGAGCCGTGTTGATATTTATCTGGCCCGATCGAGTATATAGCCGAGTACATAGCACACTTGACAGACAAGCCAAATAAATTAACAAGCCGCTTTCAGAGCTCGCCGAGAACCACTACAGCTAAAAGTGAAAAAGCTGCCGCCGCCACGCTTGAAAAACAGCAGCGACAAACAAAATGGCAGAACAACAGTTCGCAGTTTGTCAGAAAAATGTTGAGAAAAACCACTCGCGATTACTGTCAGAATGATAAAACGTTTCTTTCCACTATCCCAAGAAAATTGCATTATTCACATTGAAAGTTTAGTAAAGTATAAGTTATTGAAGTACTCCCCAGTCTGTGTGAGCGGGTTTTCCCAGTTCCTTGGCAAAAAGTGGGCTAGAACATATGACAAACCTGTATTGCCATAATTAGCGCAACAAGTCAGTCACAGCTGCTGCGCTGGCAAAAGGGCGTGCAGTGCCGGCCATGAGTGTAAGGCCGACTGGTATTGAATGACCTGCATTCAGCTCGTCGATAGCCGTTTCCTGTGCCACAAGGCGTGGTGCAAACAACTTCTGGagtaaatatttacttatCCGTTTAGCCAAAGCCAAACAGAATATCGAAAATCGCACCGAATGTTTTCCGATGACACGTGTCAATTGTTGAGTTTCAGCTTTTCTAAGGAATGTACTTTATTGGAGTGGTATTGGGAAAGTGATTCAGATTCTAGGGTACGAGACTTGTACCAAAGTAATAATTGTATGCAGACTAAGGTAGAGGCTGATGATCTGCTATTAGCCACCATATAATGTAGCTAAGATAGTTCTTCGCTTGAATTTTCTCTTGGGTGCACAAGGTTTTATATCCAGATTTCTGTGAAACATCAAAAAAAATCCCTTTAAATGCAAAAGGCTTTGAGATAGTGTATATATCTATTCATCAGTGTTCGATGCAGCGTGACATATATATCCATTGCATGACTACGCCAATTAAAATGTACACTTTAATCTTGCATTTGAGCATTCCCATCACGCATATGTCCTGTTGCTCATCGGCTAGCCTAAAACTGTTGTGCCCCCCACCTACCTAAGCACACTCACTTCAAGTTTACTCGTTCGATTCGAGGATGCAGTCAGTTTGGCGCCAATCGAGCCATTCACATGGTTGGGTGTGGTTCCGcacattaataaatatatatctatcttTTTATTGCGGTACGCAAAACTCTCAACTATTTTCGTTTCCCTTGAGGGTTGTTTTTCTGTTTAATTTTGTGCTTTTTTTGGTCGGCAATATGATCTCAGACCCTTGCTTCGGGCTTTCTGGTATTTGCaaaagcaatttgcattgtattcTCATTCCAGTGTGACGTCATTGAAGCTGTCGCCGACAGTTTTGGGCGAAATGTGGCAACAGCATTGTCCCGGCCATATTTATGCGGATTGTGTAATGTCCTCGTTAGCCGAAATCGGGCTGAAATGAGTAAAAGCTGGGGAGGAAAAGTTGGCGGATGCAAACAGGTTTTCCAACGAAAACTCTTGTTTTCATGTCGCATTTTGTTTATTGGTGCTGGCAAAGTGGAACAATTAGCGGAGTGCCGGGGTTTTGCTTTCTTTTGTTCGGATTTTGAAATACTTTTGGTTCGATTTTGACACGGAATCACATCCAGCTGCCTCCGCTGCCCACATTGCATTCAAAGCTCCTCGCGCACAGCCGCTCGAGTTCTCGATCTGCGGAGCTACAGCCAGGCAGCCCACACGCCACGTAGATATAAATACAGAAATACAGATACAGTGGCCGCGAGCATCATGCACACATAATGAAATCAAGCAGATTCAATTGATGACCGACCGCGTAATTGGGGCTGCAAGTCGAAAGATCAAAGTTGATTTGCATTGTCTGACCAGCTGAACTGAGCCCCGCCGTAAAATCAAAAACTACGGTGTACCGCAGAATTGGTCGAGATTTCCGTGGCCTTGTCATGTGTGAATGTCACGGGATGCGCGGCGCTCGGCTGGCTTTCAGTTCTCATCTTGGGCTGCCTTATCTTATCCGAGCGGATCGGACGGTCTTAGCCTTGTTTGGCCAGCAAATACTCTTGGACAGATACCAATATTGTGGTGGTAGCAAACTATTTCAGTGGGGAATTACGTAACGCGCttacttattttaattatCATGAACCATGCGCCGCTTATGGCGTGCATGAGCCTGACCAGGAATCCCTGAGGTCAGCAACTGGGTTCTGTGGTAATTAAGTCTTTTTAGCATGGTAATTGCGAAAGTTCTTCCACTCCGGcactttcaattaaaataaacgaGAGCGAGCTGATTAATTTGAACTATATTTAGAGCTGTTTGTGGGAAGTGAAAATGCAGTGCGTATCTTATGTATCTGTTACGTCTTGTCATTAGTTCATTTAATTACTAAGTTAAAACTATGTCTTACCCTTCGTTTCTCTTCACCTACAGATTATCGGCATCTTGAGCATTGTTTATGGCGTGCTGATTCTGAAAAGCATCGGTACAATCGAAGTTAATGGACAAGTGGGCTTCCCGCCACAGGCTCTCATGCCGATCATTCTTATCAGCTTGGGCTCGATTGTGGTCTTCATTTCATTCCTGGGATGCTGCGGTGCCATTCGCGAATCCGTCTGCATGACCATGAGCTATGCCGTCTTCTTGCTGATCCTGCTGATCCTGCAGCTGACGCTCGTTATTCTGCTGTTTACCAACAAGGAGAAGTTTGAGAACGCAATGGGAAAAGTTATCGAGAATGCATGGATGGCAGACTCTACTCATAAGGATGGTGTCTTCGATACCATTCAGAAATCGGTAAGTGCTTCAAAAACCAAGAATTTTCCATATTTATGACTTCGCAACGCAATCTTTAGTTGCACTGCTGCGGATCAAGCTCTGCTCTGGACTATGTTGCCAAGGGAGAACTGCTGCCCTCCAGTTGTTGCAGCGGCTCGTGCCTGAACCCGGCCAACTACTACCCGGGATGCCGTGGAAAGTTCATCGAATTAATGACCGCTGGATCTGAGAACGCTAAATATGTGGGCATCGGCCTCATCGGAGTGGAGGTGAGAATTATACGCTGAATATATGTTCCTTTAGCCGGTTTATTAACCAAATATCCATTTTAGCTGATCGGCTTCATCTTTGCCTGTTGCCTGGCCAACAATGTGCGTAACTACAAGCGCCGGAACGCCTACTAAGCCATAGGTGCATCCATCAACCACATCTAGAGGCACACTCACATCCAGTAGCACACACTCCTCACATTCTCATTAACTTTTACAGTCGTTGAACGCACTTACACAAAGGGATACAATAACACCTTGAAATAAGCCATTTAAGTGGATATTTGTTACGGAAAAAACAAGAAGAAGCTTAGTTTAAGGCGATATGAAACGCTTACATTTTTGATATCCTACGTATTTCTGGTAAAATTCGTTTTGTACCTAACGATCGAACGAGCAGACAAAGCTATTTCCAAAGCCTTTGTACAAACGTTTTACTTATAAAACCGAATCCCCACAGATTAACAACATAAACACGTTAATAatgatatatttgtttaaaactAAGGATATAATCTATAAACTGTTGAGAGCCCCAATGcgaaaagaaatataaatttgtaataaacatatgtatatactggTATATATGTTTGTAAGTACATTGTTCATTCGATTCATATTTG carries:
- the LOC6607930 gene encoding 23 kDa integral membrane protein; translated protein: MDCGTSMVKYILFIFNTIVSIIGILSIVYGVLILKSIGTIEVNGQVGFPPQALMPIILISLGSIVVFISFLGCCGAIRESVCMTMSYAVFLLILLILQLTLVILLFTNKEKFENAMGKVIENAWMADSTHKDGVFDTIQKSLHCCGSSSALDYVAKGELLPSSCCSGSCLNPANYYPGCRGKFIELMTAGSENAKYVGIGLIGVELIGFIFACCLANNVRNYKRRNAY
- the LOC6607929 gene encoding 23 kDa integral membrane protein; this translates as MSAMDCGGVFVKYVLFIFNILFVICGILLITFGSIMVSTIKDFSGVGETFTANSVAIIILVLGCVVFLVAFMGCCGAIRENACALTSYSVVMLVLLVSQLALIIYVWVDHVQIQQSLEKIVQTIWDQRKTDALLMDTLQRSFKCCGLNGFSDYGITYPASCCDSPSNGTCGLAQVMSRSSCLRAVDSFWDTNVSIIKYAGLGVTAVELVAFIFACCLANQTRNSQRRQNY